In the genome of Myxococcales bacterium, the window AGGATCTGTCTATACAGAACCCCTGGCGACCACGCTTGATGAAAACGGCGATTTATTTGTCGCCGGAACCTACAGTGTCGAAGAAGAAGTGATCGAAAACGTCGGCGGCTGCGGCTGCTGATTCGATTTCCTGCCGACGTTCTCACCTTCCAAATCCGCTTTACATGGCCATCGATCCTAGCGGATCGAAGACCACGGCACCCCGAAATGAATGAATCGCCGACGTTTTCACCTTCCAAATCCGCTCGGCATGGCCATCGATTCAGTGTCTTTCAACCCGACTTTTTAATTTCAACCACTCCTCATTTTTTTCTTGACGGTGGCAAAAAAATGGATACGATGAAAACGAAATGAATGAAAACCGTTTACAAAGGGTTTTTCGATGTCGGATGAGAAACTGAACGTTGCCGCACTGCTGAGCGGGGAAGCGTCCGAGAGCGAGGACAAGACCCGCCTGCGCATCATCACATACGCCCACCGGATTTTTCTGGAGCGCGGTTTCCGCAAGATCACGGTCGAGGAGCTGTGCGCCGGCATGGCGCTGAGCAAGCGCACCTTTTACAAGTACTTCAAAAACCGCGACGACCTCGTGCTGGCCATCCTGCAGGAGGTCGTCCGGACGCGGTTCAGCAAGGTTTTCTTCAACTTGAATTCCGACCAGCCGGTGCGGCAGGTCATCCTGCGGCATTTTCAGCTTTTGCAGGAAGAGGCCTTTCAAAATATCTCGCTGGTATTCTTGTCCGACGTGCAGGATCTGATGCCCGAGCTATGGGAGTTCATCGATCAGGTGCGCGCTCAGGTGGCGCTGGGCCTGGGCCGGCTCATCGAACGCGGGCAGCGCGAGGGGGCGATTCGCCGCGAGATCGATCCGGAGGTTTTCGGCAAGATCATCGAGGCCTTTTTGCTGCGGGTCGCCGATCCGCGTTACGTGATGACCCTGGGTCTGAACCTGCAGCAGGTCGCCGGGACGATGCGGGAACTCATCATGCACGGCGTGATGGTTCCGGAAGAGGAAGGAGGCCGCTGATGCTGGCCCGGATTTATCCCTATGTGTTGGCGCTGGTCATTCTGCTGGGCGTCGCCGCCTTCGCCCTGGACGCCCGGGCGGCGGAAACGGACGCCTGGTCGTTGGACGACGCCATCCGCTTCGCCATGGAGCACAACCCCGACATCAAGGAGCGGGCGGCGGGTATCGAGGTGGCGCGCCAGGCGAAAGACGAGGTGCTGTCCGGGTTCATGCCGCAGCTCAACCTGACCGGCGGCTACCAGTACATCGACAACGTTCCGGAGATCGACGTCAAGTTTTCCCCCGATCTTCCCGCGGGGATGCCGGAGATCAAGATCGACAAGAGCATCCGCATGGGCGCCGCCGACAACTACAAGGTCGAACTGGGGCTCAATCAACTGCTGTTCGCCGGCGGGCGGGTCTATTACGGCTACCAGGCGCGCGACCGGCAGGTCGAGGCGAAGGAAATGGAGACCGCGGCGGCGCGGCTGGCCGTGGCGCGCCAGACCGCCGAGGCCTATTACGGCGTGCTGATCGCCCGCGAGGTGTACGCGGCCCAGTCCGCGGCCCTCGACTCGGCGAAGGCGCACCTGGAACACGTGACCCATCGGTTCGAGGCGGGCGCCGCCTCGCGCTTCGAGCTGCTGCGGGCCCAGGTGGAGGTCGCCAACCAGGAGCCGGAGGTCAGCAAGGCCGCCGCGCTGATCGAAACGGCCGAGGCCGGGCTGCGCCGCGTGCTGGGCGCGGAAAAGGACCGGCCGCTGCATCTGGCGGGCAAGCTGGAAACGGCGATTCAGCCGGCGCAGGAGGCGCAGATCCTGGACGAAGCCCTGAAAAACCGGCCGGAATTATCGGCCCTCGCGGCCGGCCGGGAAGCCTTCGAGGAGGCCGGTCGCAGCCGGCGCGGCGAGATGCTGCCGGCCGTCGCCCTGACCGGAACCTACGGTTTTCAGAAGCCGTACTACACGAACCTGGACGGCGACTACAACTGGACGGTCGGCGTCGGGCTTTCGCTGCCGCTGTTCGACGGCCTGCGCGCCTATCGCGGCATGAAGAGCAACTACGCCCAGGCCGAGGCGATGGATCAGAGCGCCTGGCGCACCAAGCAGGACATCCGGCTGGAGATCCGCAACGCCAGCCTGAACCGCGACGAATCGATCACCCGCATCGCCTCGACCCGCGCCAACCTGGACCGGGCCGGCGACATGGTGGCGATCGCCGAGAACAGCTTCACGGCCGGCGCGGTGACCAGCCTGGAGGTGATCGACGCCCAGCTCGCGGCGACGCGGGCGCGGGTGGCGTATTTGAAGGCGTTATACGATTACCGGATCGCGGCAGTGCGGCTCGCGGCGGCGGCCGGCGACTGGCAGGCGATCGGGAGGTAGCGGCGATGAAGAAAGTCATTCCGTTGTTGTTGGTTCTGGTCCTGATCGGCTATTTCGGTTACCGCTCGTGGGAAAAGGACCGCGCCGAGAAACTGGACGATCGGTTTTACGGCACCGCGGAGGCCGAGGAAGTGATTCTGAGCGCCCAGGTGATCGGCGAGGTGCGGGAATTCAACGCCCAGGAGGGGCAGGCGGTCAAGGCCGGCGACCTCCTGGCGCGGATCGACGATACCTCCCTGCAGGCCCAACTCAAGCAGGCCAACGCGGCCGCCCACGCCGCCGGTTCGCAGGCCGAGGTCGTCGCGGCCAACCTCAGCGGCGTCAACACCG includes:
- a CDS encoding TetR/AcrR family transcriptional regulator; amino-acid sequence: MSDEKLNVAALLSGEASESEDKTRLRIITYAHRIFLERGFRKITVEELCAGMALSKRTFYKYFKNRDDLVLAILQEVVRTRFSKVFFNLNSDQPVRQVILRHFQLLQEEAFQNISLVFLSDVQDLMPELWEFIDQVRAQVALGLGRLIERGQREGAIRREIDPEVFGKIIEAFLLRVADPRYVMTLGLNLQQVAGTMRELIMHGVMVPEEEGGR
- a CDS encoding TolC family protein; translation: MLARIYPYVLALVILLGVAAFALDARAAETDAWSLDDAIRFAMEHNPDIKERAAGIEVARQAKDEVLSGFMPQLNLTGGYQYIDNVPEIDVKFSPDLPAGMPEIKIDKSIRMGAADNYKVELGLNQLLFAGGRVYYGYQARDRQVEAKEMETAAARLAVARQTAEAYYGVLIAREVYAAQSAALDSAKAHLEHVTHRFEAGAASRFELLRAQVEVANQEPEVSKAAALIETAEAGLRRVLGAEKDRPLHLAGKLETAIQPAQEAQILDEALKNRPELSALAAGREAFEEAGRSRRGEMLPAVALTGTYGFQKPYYTNLDGDYNWTVGVGLSLPLFDGLRAYRGMKSNYAQAEAMDQSAWRTKQDIRLEIRNASLNRDESITRIASTRANLDRAGDMVAIAENSFTAGAVTSLEVIDAQLAATRARVAYLKALYDYRIAAVRLAAAAGDWQAIGR